CATAGAGCCTTCCGCTGCCGAAGCGCAGTCCGATGCAGGACAGCGCCTTCAGATGCTCGGGAGCAGTCGGCCTTGCGTGGCGCTCGAAGAAGGAAGGTGTTGCCACGATCGCGGTACGCTGGCGCGGACCGATCGGGACGGCGATCATGTCCTGCGCGACGATCTCGCCAAAGCGAACACCCGCATCGAAACCCTCCGACACCATGTCGACAAGGTCGTTATCGACGACGATCTCGATGTTGACCTTCGGATGACTTTCGAGAAACCGCGCAACGATTGGCAGGAGAACCATTTTTGCCGAAGCGCGCGCCGTGTTGAACCTCAACCGTCCGATCGGCGCTCCCCGGAAATTGTTGAGATCGTCAAGGGCGTCCTCGATGTCGCGGAAGGCGGGCGCCACGCGGGCGAGCAGAAGTTCTCCCGCCTCGGTCAGCGCAACGCTGCGGGTGGTCCGGTTGAAGAGCCTAAGGTCCAGGCGCTCCTCAAGCGCCTTCAAGGCGTGGCTGAGTGCGGACGGCGTGCAGCCGATCTCGTCGGCGGCACGGCGGAAGCTCTGGTGGCGGGCGAGCGCAAGGAAAGGCGACAGGTCGGACGGCGATATGGTTCGCATTGATGAATGCTATTCAACAACTCAACAAGAATCCAGTCGATTATCTCAGCAGACGTCTCGCAGTACAACCTTCCCAGCCGCCGACGATGGAGCGGCGAAACAAACCGGAGGTTCACATGCATACGTGGTTCATCACTGGCGCATCCCGTGGATTTGGTGCTCTTATCGTTGAAAAGGCCCTGGCGAAGGGTGATCAGGTGGTCGCGACGGCGCGCA
This is a stretch of genomic DNA from Ensifer adhaerens. It encodes these proteins:
- a CDS encoding LysR family transcriptional regulator, with amino-acid sequence MRTISPSDLSPFLALARHQSFRRAADEIGCTPSALSHALKALEERLDLRLFNRTTRSVALTEAGELLLARVAPAFRDIEDALDDLNNFRGAPIGRLRFNTARASAKMVLLPIVARFLESHPKVNIEIVVDNDLVDMVSEGFDAGVRFGEIVAQDMIAVPIGPRQRTAIVATPSFFERHARPTAPEHLKALSCIGLRFGSGRLYAWEFERGGVEVQVEVTGALIVDDQDMMVDAALLGAGIAFAFEDQVRALIDEGKLVRVLEDWCPYYGGFYLYYPSRRQMPAALRAFVDFARVWDKSTP